AAGACAAAGAAGACGGGCTTGTCCTCGGAGAACTTCAGCTGCTCCTTGACATAGGCCTGGTGCTTGCCCAACAACTCAGGGTGACTGACAAGATGAGATTGTGGTTTAGTAAGTTGACTCAGACGGTGCGCGTTTTAGCATGGAGTAAGACATACAGCTTGACATTTCCAGGGGCGTAGACGCCGTGAACATTGCCGAAGCCAGCAGCAATGCTGAAATACGGTGAGATGTCCTTGAAGGCGTTGTAGATCTGCAAGATGTCCTCGGGCTGTGTGTACAAAGCGGAGTTGTCAACACCAGAGTCTGGATACCTCAGGTTAGTAAAGCGCATCTCTGTGTCACCAAGTTACTTACTATCGAcaccgtcctcctcgccgccagtGATACCAATCTCCATCTCGAGCCACTGCTTAAGAGGAGCCATGCGCTTCAGGTAACCGACGCAAGTCTCAATGTTCTCTTCGACGGATTCCTCCGAGAGATCAAGCATGTGACTGCTGAAAAGGGGCGTGCCGTTCTTCTTGAAGAacttctcgtcctcctcgagcaTGCCATCGAACCATGGAAGGAGCTTCTTCGCGCAGTGATCGGTGTGGAGCACCACGGGGATGCCGTACGAAGGGGCGATGGCACGGATGTAGTGGGCGGCAGCTATCGCGCCAGCAACGGAGGCTACAAATCCTCAGCATCAAACACTACTAGAAACAAGAGATGGGGGGACTCACCCTCCCGCTTCTCAGAACTGTCCTTGATGCCCTTTCCAGCGAAGTAGGCGCTAGTCGCCGAAGTCAGCACTTGCAGGGAGAATTGTAGAGCAAACCAATGGTGACTTACGCTCCACCTTGCGATGtctggaggatgatgggagCCTTGGAGTCACGGGCTTGGGGGTCAAGGTTAGCCACAAATCATGCATGGGACTTGGGGAGGAACCTACCAGCCTCAAGGGCGGCGACAACAGTCGAGCTCGAGGTGACGTTCACGGCAGGAATCGCAAACCCGACCTTGCGGGCGTGCTGGAAAAGCTGGAGAACATGGTCGCCCTACACAAGCAGCAAAAGAATACAGGTCAGGAGGTTCTGTCGGAGAATTGGCTGCGGATATGCAGATTGGGGGTTGCACGTACGTAGATGACTCCGGCGGGGAGGTTAAGCTCCTATTAAAAAGTACATGTCAGCTGCTGCTAGACGACAGGAGGTCTAGGGTGTGGCTTACATCGAGGATGCCCATTGTGATATCGGTAGACAGGTAAAAGCTAATTGTGCGGTGATTGCTGAAGGAAAACGGAGTGACTGGTCCAAAGATGAATGTAAGGAGACGAGAAGGGAGTGGAAGGAAAATGAGGGCTTTGTATGACGCACCTGGACTCTGTCGCGGTTGCTCAGACGAGTTGCAAGACCACCGACAAGTCGCTGGCAGGAGCGGGGCATCCCGGTCCAGGAGAATCACCCCACCATGTCCACCGGCACCCCGCGGGCTGACCAGGTGGGGTGTTGAGCCAAAGCACTGGCTTCGGCATGTGCTGCGGCCCGGCAGTGATTCCTGCGGCCTGTCCTGCAGGCTTTTGACAGCTGCCAACTGAAGAAACTGTTGGGATTTCTGACAGAACCCAGTTGAACCCCCAATCTCTTGGCATTGTCATCAAGACATGGTCGGTCCGATGGCCCAAGAGGCTTTTTTGGGCTTTGCGAAGCCGGACGGACGAGCAGGGCAGtgtattttttttctgcaCACTCTCACCGTATTCCCATGATGTCAAACCACCCATCATCTCGGCCGGTCATGTCGGCGTGGGTGGAGAAACGCGGCGCAAGGCACAGCACCTGTGTCGCCAGCTTGGCTCGGAAAATAGTGGAAAGCACCGGCGTCCGCACCCGTATGACCTCGGTCCGACATGACACATATTCGCCAGGAACCGGAATGGCTTCAAGGCTGTTCTCGACCGTTTAAAAGGCCTCCCTCACGCCGAATTTCCTAGCACTCGTAGTTGGGCTTCAGGACCATTGGAAGTGAGGGGTGAGAGCCTAGCTACGTCATGGTGGATCAAGTCCAGGGATGAGCTGACTCGGCGGAGCTGATGAGACGATGATCAAAACCACCAACAAACACGCATCGTCAACATCAGCATTGGTCATATTCATCAACGGCTGAGAAATGCAATGCGAGTCCGACGGCTCGCAATGAAATCCTTCGTTACCAAATTGGGACTGTCCTCTTGAATCGACGTGGGAGCTACACAAGATGACAAACTGGGTGCTCCTTCTGACAAATTGGGCCAACAGGAGCGCATAGGCAGTTGTTATGGCATCAGCGAAAGAGGGCAAGAATAACTGAATATATAGGGCTCAGGCAGTCCAAGATATTGGAGATGTTTTAGACTAGAACCAGACTTCTCATCTCTGGCATCATGAAGAGCTTCACACTTCTCGCAGGTCTTTTGTTCTCGTCCACGGCTTCATCAGCCGTGCAGGGCATAAAGTCCCCCAAGCCCCCGTCGCTGGACCATCTTTGCTTGGTCAATTTTACTTTGGGTGATGCTATCCCGATTGGAAGCGGACCAAGAGGCATTCGGCTGGTTATTCCCATCTTGAACGGCACCTTCTGGGGACCTAGACTTAAGGGTACCTatctctcaccaccacaacctctcGACAGAACAGCTGACAAATCCAGGTACCATCTTACCGATCGGTGCGGACTGGGCCCTGCTGGATCCGAAGTATGGCCTTGATCCAGACAAGAGCTTTACAGCTGATGTCAGGACCACATTCAAAACCCACGACGGGGAGTTTATCCAGATCACTCTTTCTGGGGAAAGACAGTCTGATGATGCACGGAAGCGGACTCTAGTCAGAATCGGCATGGAGACGGGAAGCGAACGGTACTACTGGGTGAATTCGTTGGTTGGACTTGGAGTGGTGACGAGGCCCGCTGAGGAGGGCAGAGAGTTTGAACTTGGAATGGAGTTCTGGCAGGCTCAGCTTTGAAATTTTGGTCTGCGGTTTCTTGAGTCCGATATTGATCGCAAATTCATCATCTTAGGGACACTCCCTGGATCTATCACCCTTCCTTCCGTAGCCTTGAATTGGTTGCCGCTTGCAGAGTAACCTCTTATCCAAAATAACACCGCTTTCGACAACTTGAAATACATCCAGGAGTAAATGGTCCGGTCTGTGAGCAGGTTCATGATCACTGGCTTTCATCCAACTGGCGGAAAAAAAATTCCCTCCCGGCCATTTCGCTTACAACTGCACGCCTTCAATTTGTCTcatggcggtgttggtgaaATGGCAAACCATCTTGCCTTTAGACGGCATGTCATCGGTTTCTCTTAGACAGAACCGCATTCTCGAAAAGCTGATTGAGCGACACAGAGCCAAGAGAACATATTGTGTGGCCAACCGTTGCAACTCAATGTCGCAGTCATTGAAAGAGACACTCGGCAGTTATCCAGGGGACTAAAAGAGTCTCGTCTCGGCTCAGAGCTTTCGCCTATTTGCTGGCATATACCACAACTTGATGTCGTCATTATGTTGTGAAGACATTCGGAAAGTTGGCTTGGCATTTCAGGGGTAAGTCGTTTTTGTGGCAGCCATTACCCGATCTGTGTTGGCAAGGTGAGTCTGCAAATGGCGGTGCAGGTAGCAAATTTAACCTTTTATAACAGCTTCAAAACCGCGCCTATCTTGATGCTATCTCCAATCGCCAAACAGGGGTACGTATAGTTTAACCGCCAGTCCAGCGCTTGGATCGCCAACCTTTCTGCATTGTACCTGTGAATCGCAATCACCTTTGGTTGAAGTCTTATCAGCATAGTCATAGATGCGGGTTTCGGTACATAGgctgggaaagggaaaggcaGACACGGCAGGATCAACAGGGGCAACAATAATGTCTGGGCATATAAGAGAAGAAGTGAACGATGGATGAGTACTCGTCACCAGCGCTCCCATCTTTGCCATCGAATCCTTCTAGCCCAGGATGAAATTCCTTGCCGTTTTCAACCTTGCTTTGCTGTGTGGACAGAGCGTGGCCTCGGTCCATTGCACGGTTGTGAAGCCTGATCTCGTGAAGCGAATGTGCGCGTTTGACAACTGCCCTTCGATCGGCCATGTCAAACGCGGGCAACTTGTACATGCCGCATGTTTAGCTGACTGTAGCACTGTGGATAAGTGAGTTTGTCTCAGGTCCCAAACATAGTCATCGGTGCTGACCCTAAGCTGGAGTCCATGGGTCAAGCTGTTTGACGATACCTTTATCCAAGCAAGGAAGCAATATCTCGAACACTGTCACACATTTGGCAAGGATGCTTTCATAAAAGGTAAGCTTGACTTTTACAAACTCGAGCTTCAACTTGCAGCTAACAGCGGCCAAGACCTTCCCCCTTGTCATGTGGTAGACAAAAGGTCCAAAACAGATTGCGCATTCCTGTCGAGCTCTCCTCAATTACATTCACGACCTGGCAAACTTGGTTCAGGACTTCTCAAGCTCCTGAAAAGAGATACGGGCAACAGTCTCGAGTATGTGTCAGGGCCGATCGcatcacacaacacaactCTTCCTGATAACGTAGGCAACTCGACGACTGTTTCCGCCAATTCAACCGTTTCTGCGAATTCGACGATTCACCTTGGCAACAATGCAACCAATCCATTCTTTAAAAAGTGGTACAAGCGTCATACCATCCGATCTCCTCAGGTCTTTACTACGATAACCCTGCCTATACCAACCCCAACTCTCACAATTCCAATCACCACGCCAACTCTCTCATTGCCAatcccaacctcaacagTCTCGATATCAATCCCGTTCCCGACAACCACGGCACCTAGTCTGCCTCTCCCTACCGGTATACTTTCGCGTCGCCATGATCAACAAAAGGTTGACTTTGCCTTCTTTCCCAACTCTACCATCCCGCTTGGCAATGTTACAAAGCCTCATGTTCCTAAAAGATCGCTTGTGGCTCTTCCTTTTAACGCTTAGACGGTGGTTGCTCAGCCTTGCTCTCGATTGTCTACTTTAGGTTTCTCTCTGTCTTTACCAATATCTGTATTGGAAAATCTTCTGATAGTTCGCCCTCGTTGATCTTACGCTCTTTCAAGCATCATACGTTGCTCAGCTACTTGTTAGGTAGTCTTTGGTCTGCTCTAGGAACCCAATTTTACCCCGACTTTGCC
The window above is part of the Podospora pseudopauciseta strain CBS 411.78 chromosome 2 map unlocalized CBS411.78m_2.2, whole genome shotgun sequence genome. Proteins encoded here:
- the FBA1 gene encoding Fructose-bisphosphate aldolase 1 (EggNog:ENOG503NVQC; BUSCO:EOG092635YY; COG:G); the encoded protein is MGILDELNLPAGVIYGDHVLQLFQHARKVGFAIPAVNVTSSSTVVAALEAARDSKAPIILQTSQGGAAYFAGKGIKDSSEKREASVAGAIAAAHYIRAIAPSYGIPVVLHTDHCAKKLLPWFDGMLEEDEKFFKKNGTPLFSSHMLDLSEESVEENIETCVGYLKRMAPLKQWLEMEIGITGGEEDGVDNSGVDNSALYTQPEDILQIYNAFKDISPYFSIAAGFGNVHGVYAPGNVKLHPELLGKHQAYVKEQLKFSEDKPVFFVFHGGSGSSLSDYHTAISHGVVKVNVDTDLQWAYLTGIRDYVTNNIDYLKTQVGNPEGGNKPNKKKYDPRVWVREGEKTMKAKVEDCLKAFKTAGTL
- a CDS encoding uncharacterized protein (COG:S; EggNog:ENOG503PPKD), with product MKSFTLLAGLLFSSTASSAVQGIKSPKPPSLDHLCLVNFTLGDAIPIGSGPRGIRLVIPILNGTFWGPRLKGTILPIGADWALLDPKYGLDPDKSFTADVRTTFKTHDGEFIQITLSGERQSDDARKRTLVRIGMETGSERYYWVNSLVGLGVVTRPAEEGREFELGMEFWQAQL